In Candidatus Cloacimonadaceae bacterium, the genomic stretch AAATCACCGACTTTGATAGAGGGTGTTCCGGTAGATTCAGTCAGGATCATTCTTGCCCTTGTCTCTGTGCTGCTCTGTGTTTTGTTTCTGAAACCTAATAGGGAAATTTGTTCTGGACAAAATCCATCATTTCTGGATAGCAGTTTCGACAATAAATACCAAGGATAGCAAGATGGAAAATCCTTATCAACAAAATTGGCAAGCCAGTCGGGAACGGGTCGGTTGGAGTCCTTTGAATGAAACCGCCGCCGAAACCTATCGAAGGATCGGTTTCAAATGCGGCTTGGAAGTGCATCAACAACTCTTGACCGCACGCAAGCTATTTTGCCGCTGCCCTGCCGGTATCTATCACGATTTTGACAATTTTGACGCCGAGATCGTCCGCCACATGCGTCCCACACTTTCCGAACTTGGCGAATACGATGGCACCGCGTTAATGGAATTCAAAACGCGCAAAAAGATCGTCTATCGCATCAAGAACGACAGTGCCTGCACCTATGAAGTGGACGACACGCCTCCCTTTCCCATGAACCGGGAAGCTCTCTCACACGCGATGCAGATCGCGCTGCTGTTAAAAATCAAGATCGTGGGCGAGCTGCATCTCACACGCAAACAATACCTGGACGGAAGCATACCCACAGGGTTTCAACGCACCACGATTCTCGGCATCGAAGGCGAATTTCCCATATCCAACAAGACCATCCGCGTGATCCAATTTAGCATTGAGGAAGACAGTTGCCGCGAGGTTTCTGATCTTCGTCACACGCGTGTCTATTATGGAGACCGGCTGGGCATGCCCTTGGTCGAAACGGTCACTTATCCAGATATGCTGACTCCTTATGAAGCGGCGGAAGCGGCGCAACACATCAGATTCATCTGTCGCAGCTCCGGAAAAGTCAGAACCGGCATCGGAGCCGCCCGCGAAGATGTAAACGTTTCCGTGACCGGCGGGACGAGAGTGGAGATCAAAGGCGTGGCGCATATCCGTTGGATCCCCAAACTCACTCACAACGAGGCTTTCCGCCAAGTGGCACTTTTGTCTATGATGTCCGATCTCAAAGCTAAAAAGATCGAAAACTGGAAACTTACAAGCCAAATCCTCAAGCTCGAGGATTTCAAACACGTTCCGATCCCTGAAACCGCTTTGGCAGAGGGCTGGAAACTGATCGGAATCAATCTTCCCCAATTCAAAAATCTGCTCTCCTTTTTCACTTCCCCGGGAAGATGCTTTGCAGATGAGATTTCCGATCGTCTCAAGGTCATCGCCTGTCTCGAAAAGCCGAACATGCTGCACAGTGAAGAGCTTCTCCCAAATTTGCCTCAAAGCGCTTGGGATGTATTAAAGAAACTCCTCGGCGGGGGAGAGGACGACGCGCAAATCATCTTTTGGGCACCGGATGAAGATATCAAAACCGCGATCGAGACCATCGAAGAACGCTGCAATCTGGCGTTTAAGGGGGTTCCGAACGAGACCCGCAAGTCCCTGCCAGATGGTACAACTCTGTTTGAGCGGGTCCTTCCCGGAGCGGACAGAATGTATCCGGATACAGATTCCGCGCCAATCCCCATTGGAGACGAGATGATCGAAAGCGCGAGAGCTAATCTTCCCACCGGACTTCAGGACAGATTGAATCAACTGAAACAGTGGGATGTCCCCCGCGACGCCTATACATATATTTTAAGGAACAACCTGATGCCTGTGATCGAAAAGCTGGCAAGCGAACATTTGCTGCCCGAACGTTTCCTCGCGTTGCTCTATGCGCACCATCTCAAAAGCTTGCAGGGGTATCGGGATCTGCCCTTTGATCATGGCAGGATCAACGATCTTCTGCGTTTTGCAAAGAATCGGAATCTGGCTTTGGACATACTGCCCGCCATGCTGAAAGTTCTCTTTGAAAACCCGAATATGCAGTTTTCCTCCATCCTCGAAGTACTCGGATTTCGCGAAACTCCGCGCGAAGAGATATTTGCACAGATACCCGTTCTCATCTCGATGTTTTCCAGGATTAAAAGAGTGAGATATCTCGAAATGGAGGATAGAGCGATGCTCAAATGGATCATGGGACGCCTGCGCAAACCGGCTTTGGGAAACATCCCACTCGTGGAACTGAGCCAATATGTGAAGCACCTGCGGGAGGAAAACCATGCTTGATCTTTTCAAAGGCTATAAAGGCAGGGCGCTGGAAGTCCTAAAACACTTTCAAGCACGCGTTTGGGGAGACGCAAGCGTGGAAACCACCCGCGGCACTTTTCAAGGTATCATCCTTCCGAGAAGCGAAAACGACGACGATCAACACATCGTGATCAAATTGTCCACCGGCTACAACGTCGGTATCGACGTCAAAACGATACTGGACATGAAAGAACACGGATACAAAGAAGCGCATTACAAGATTCCGGAACGCGAATTTCCCTTCACGCCGGGCTTGCCGAAAGTGAAACTCATCGGCACCGGCGGAACCATCGCCTCACGTCTTGATTATCGCACCGGAGCTGTGATTCCGGCATTTTCACCCGGAGAGCTATATGGTGCGGTTCCGGAACTTGCGGAGATCTGCAATCTCGAAACTGAAAAACTCTTTGCCGTCTTTTCCGAAAATATGGGTCCTGAACAGTATAAAAAACTGGCAATCACGATCGGTAAGGAGATCCACAAAGGAGTGGCGGGCATCATCATCGGTCATGGAACGGATACCATGCACCACACCGCGGCGGCACTTTCCTACATGCTGCAAGATCTTCCCATCCCGATTGTAATGGTAGGTTCGCAACGCTCCAGCGACAGACCTTCCTCAGACGCGGCGCTCAATCTGATGAACGCATCTTTCGCGGCAGGACATTCGGACATCGCGGAAGTGATGGTTTGCATGTTTGGTCCCACCAGCGATGAATATGGCCTTTTACATCAGGGTACAAGGGTGCGCAAGATGCATTCCTCCTATCGCAGCACTTTCAGAACGATCGGAGAAGTTCCCATCGCCAGAGTGACCAGAGATTCAATCGTTCACATCAAGCAAAACTATAACAAACGCCGCACCGACAAACAGGTGAAAGTCCTGCCTTTCTTCGAAGAACGCG encodes the following:
- the gatE gene encoding Glu-tRNA(Gln) amidotransferase subunit GatE; this translates as MENPYQQNWQASRERVGWSPLNETAAETYRRIGFKCGLEVHQQLLTARKLFCRCPAGIYHDFDNFDAEIVRHMRPTLSELGEYDGTALMEFKTRKKIVYRIKNDSACTYEVDDTPPFPMNREALSHAMQIALLLKIKIVGELHLTRKQYLDGSIPTGFQRTTILGIEGEFPISNKTIRVIQFSIEEDSCREVSDLRHTRVYYGDRLGMPLVETVTYPDMLTPYEAAEAAQHIRFICRSSGKVRTGIGAAREDVNVSVTGGTRVEIKGVAHIRWIPKLTHNEAFRQVALLSMMSDLKAKKIENWKLTSQILKLEDFKHVPIPETALAEGWKLIGINLPQFKNLLSFFTSPGRCFADEISDRLKVIACLEKPNMLHSEELLPNLPQSAWDVLKKLLGGGEDDAQIIFWAPDEDIKTAIETIEERCNLAFKGVPNETRKSLPDGTTLFERVLPGADRMYPDTDSAPIPIGDEMIESARANLPTGLQDRLNQLKQWDVPRDAYTYILRNNLMPVIEKLASEHLLPERFLALLYAHHLKSLQGYRDLPFDHGRINDLLRFAKNRNLALDILPAMLKVLFENPNMQFSSILEVLGFRETPREEIFAQIPVLISMFSRIKRVRYLEMEDRAMLKWIMGRLRKPALGNIPLVELSQYVKHLREENHA
- the gatD gene encoding Glu-tRNA(Gln) amidotransferase subunit GatD encodes the protein MLDLFKGYKGRALEVLKHFQARVWGDASVETTRGTFQGIILPRSENDDDQHIVIKLSTGYNVGIDVKTILDMKEHGYKEAHYKIPEREFPFTPGLPKVKLIGTGGTIASRLDYRTGAVIPAFSPGELYGAVPELAEICNLETEKLFAVFSENMGPEQYKKLAITIGKEIHKGVAGIIIGHGTDTMHHTAAALSYMLQDLPIPIVMVGSQRSSDRPSSDAALNLMNASFAAGHSDIAEVMVCMFGPTSDEYGLLHQGTRVRKMHSSYRSTFRTIGEVPIARVTRDSIVHIKQNYNKRRTDKQVKVLPFFEERVAIVYYYPNMHPDIIDSLTDNGYKGIVIAGTGLGHINKPVYPAIKRAVEKGVHIYMTVQTLWGYVHMFVYDTGRDLMSMGIVPGENLLPEVAYIKLGWALGQSNDPEIVRELMLTPIAGDITPGEPYNGYLIFQGGIPEVEEFIRKYHK